One part of the Musa acuminata AAA Group cultivar baxijiao chromosome BXJ1-5, Cavendish_Baxijiao_AAA, whole genome shotgun sequence genome encodes these proteins:
- the LOC135673889 gene encoding uncharacterized protein LOC135673889: MGSAAGWVVAADQMAELHLLNPITGAHARLPSITTLPAIAAVLQTDGRVTGYLFRVSPNLVHETSCESTRYMLYDKVTVCSSSSDSWTTMIVFYHGRLAFASAGDERWSLLPTENESWACQVTYHRGKFYSLHNDGSVSAWNLTDGASPRVSFNVQPPRLIDVSILDDFLVGSGDDLLRVSRWRDRLEADEHRTLRFRVFRLAESGWVALQSLGERALFVGSNRGISLSTVAFPEFKPDCIYYAKSGVVGICHLKHGLILPHGASIPNLEDGFIVPDYMYSWPPPIWFTPRAC, from the coding sequence ATGGGATCCGCTGCCGGATGGGTGGTTGCGGCCGACCAGATGGCCGAGTTGCATCTGCTAAATCCCATCACCGGAGCGCATGCCCGCCTCCCATCCATCACTACCCTCCCGGCCATCGCTGCAGTACTACAGACCGATGGACGAGTCACCGGCTATCTCTTTCGTGTCTCACCGAATCTGGTACACGAGACCAGCTGCGAGTCCACGCGATACATGCTCTACGACAAGGTAACCGTGTGCTCCTCCTCTTCAGACTCATGGACGACGATGATCGTGTTCTACCATGGCCGGTTGGCCTTCGCAAGTGCAGGGGACGAGCGGTGGTCTTTGCTGCCGACAGAAAACGAGAGTTGGGCGTGCCAGGTGACGTACCACAGGGGGAAATTCTACTCGCTGCACAACGATGGGTCGGTCAGCGCTTGGAATCTCACAGACGGCGCATCGCCTCGAGTCAGCTTCAACGTCCAACCCCCGCGGCTGATCGACGTATCCATACTGGACGACTTCCTGGTGGGATCAGGAGACGACCTGCTACGGGTATCGCGGTGGAGGGATCGGCTTGAGGCAGACGAACACAGAACGCTAAGGTTCCGAGTGTTCAGGCTGGCTGAGAGCGGATGGGTGGCCCTGCAAAGCTTGGGTGAGCGAGCACTGTTTGTGGGGTCGAACCGCGGTATCTCTCTCTCTACGGTGGCGTTCCCGGAGTTCAAACCAGACTGTATCTACTACGCCAAGTCCGGTGTCGTGGGTATATGCCACCTAAAACATGGACTCATCCTGCCTCATGGTGCGAGCATACCGAATCTTGAAGATGGTTTTATCGTGCCCGATTACATGTATAGCTGGCCGCCTCCTATCTGGTTCACGCCACGCGCTTGCTGA
- the LOC135673890 gene encoding uncharacterized protein LOC135673890, producing the protein MAAWANLHADLIRRIHGCLEDLMDQISFRCVCVSWQDAVEGNPHHHMRPLPPWLILPTGAHAGGRTLLPSVDLVSYAERRRRKSIRLPWESTDGGFALMGSAAGWVVAADQAAELHLLNPITGAHARLPSITTLPAIAAVLQTDGRVTGYLFRVSPNMVHKTSCDHTRCMLYDKVTVCSSSSDSWTTMIVFYRGRLAFASVGDERWSLLQTQNESLACDVTYHRGRFYSLHNDGSVSAWNLTDGASSRVRFNVQPRSLIDVPVLNDYLVGSGDDLLRVSRWSDRLEGDKRRRLRFRVSRLDESGWVALQSLGERALFLGSNRGISLSTVAFPEFKPDCIYYAKSGVVGICHLEHGLILPHGASIPNLKDGFIVPDYMYSRPPPLWFTPRAC; encoded by the coding sequence ATGGCGGCCTGGGCGAACCTTCATGCGGACTTGATCAGGCGTATCCATGGATGTCTAGAAGATCTAATGGATCAGATCAGCTTTAGGTGTGTCTGCGTTTCCTGGCAGGATGCCGTGGAGGGCAACCCTCACCATCACATGCGGCCTCTTCCCCCGTGGCTGATTCTCCCCACCGGTGCTCATGCCGGTGGCCGTACTTTACTCCCATCGGTCGACCTCGTCAGCTACGCCGAGAGAAGAAGGCGTAAGAGTATCCGTCTCCCGTGGGAGTCCACGGACGGGGGATTTGCGCTGATGGGATCCGCTGCCGGATGGGTGGTTGCCGCCGACCAGGCGGCCGAGTTGCATCTGCTAAATCCCATCACCGGAGCGCATGCCCGCCTCCCATCCATCACTACCCTCCCGGCCATCGCAGCCGTACTACAGACCGATGGACGAGTCACCGGCTATCTCTTTCGTGTCTCACCGAATATGGTACACAAGACCAGCTGCGATCACACGCGATGCATGCTCTACGACAAGGTAACCGTGTGCTCCTCCTCTTCAGACTCATGGACGACGATGATCGTGTTCTACCGTGGCCGGTTGGCCTTCGCCAGTGTAGGGGACGAGCGGTGGTCTTTGCTGCAGACACAGAACGAGAGTTTGGCGTGCGACGTGACGTACCACAGGGGCCGATTCTACTCGCTGCACAACGACGGGTCGGTCAGCGCTTGGAATCTCACGGACGGCGCATCGTCTCGAGTCCGCTTCAACGTCCAACCCCGGAGCCTGATCGACGTACCCGTACTGAACGACTACCTGGTGGGATCGGGAGACGACCTGCTGCGGGTATCGAGGTGGAGCGATCGGCTTGAGGGAGACAAACGCAGAAGGCTAAGGTTCCGAGTGTCCAGGCTGGATGAGAGCGGATGGGTGGCCCTGCAAAGCTTGGGTGAGCGAGCACTGTTTCTGGGGTCGAACCGCGGTATCTCTCTCTCTACGGTGGCGTTCCCGGAGTTCAAACCAGACTGTATCTACTACGCCAAGTCCGGTGTCGTGGGTATATGCCACCTAGAACATGGACTCATCCTGCCTCATGGTGCGAGCATACCGAATCTTAAAGATGGCTTTATCGTGCCCGATTACATGTATAGCCGGCCGCCGCCTCTCTGGTTCACACCACGTGCTTGCTGA
- the LOC135674980 gene encoding casein kinase 1-like: MEQVVGGKFKLGRKIGSGSFGELYLGVNIQTGEEVGVKLEPVKTKHPQLQYESKLYMLLQGGTGIPQLKWFGVEGDYNAMVIDLLGPSLEDLFNYCSQKFSLKTVLMLADQLISRVEYMHSKGFLHRDIKPDNFLMGLGRKANQVYIIDYGLAKKYRDLQTHKHIPYRENKNLTGTARYASVNTHIGVEQSRRDDLESLGYVLMYFLRGSLPWQGLKAGTKKQKYDRISEKKMLTPVEVLCKSYPAEFISYFHYCRSLGFEDKPDYSYLKRLFRELFIREGYQFDYVFDWTMLKHPQSSANPRTHQPSGRPTGGAGLSLERTEKTSVGQEIRDRFSGAVEAFARRNALGSGYHGEHSRNRASEDLSFSAKETVLDSDKSRASSSRNGSISRRAVPSNSRLNSSTDFSEQHLSRTSQVSNSSGSSRTPIMQRLHQSGPEPRSSPLARPAAGRSSHDARTLRSMEFLSISAERRK, encoded by the exons ATGGAACAAGTCGTCGGGGGAAAGTTTAAGCTGGGGAGAAAGATTGGAAGTGGATCTTTTGGGGAGCTCTATCTTG GTGTTAACATACAGACCGGAGAGGAAGTGGGTGTCAAATTG GAACCTGTTAAAACAAAGCATCCTCAGCTGCAATATGAATCAAAATTGTACATGCTTCTTCAGGGTGGAA CTGGAATCCCACAACTAAAGTGGTTTGGCGTTGAGGGAGACTATAATGCAATGGTGATCGACCtgcttgggccaagtttggaagaTTTGTTTAACTACTGCAGTCAGAAGTTTTCCCTGAAAACAGTACTTATGCTAGCTGACCAACTG ATTAGCCGAGTTGAGTACATGCATTCAAAAGGGTTTCTTCACCGTGACATTAAACCAGACAATTTTCTCATGGGCTTAGGTCGTAAAGCTAACCAG GTTTATATTATTGATTATGGCCTAGCAAAGAAGTATCGAGACCTTCAAACTCATAAACACATACCTTACAG AGAGAACAAAAATCTAACTGGAACAGCACGGTATGCCAGTGTCAACACCCATATTGGAGTTG AACAAAGCAGGAGAGATGATTTGGAGTCACTAGGCTATGTGCTCATGTACTTCTTAAGGGGGAG CCTTCCCTGGCAGGGCTTAAAAGCTGGCACCAAAAAGCAGAAATATGATAGGATTAGCGAAAAGAAAATGCTTACTCCAGTCGAG GTGCTGTGCAAATCCTATCCAGCAGAGTTTATTTCATACTTCCACTACTGTCGATCCTTAGGATTTGAAGACAAACCAGATTATTCTTATCTGAAGAGGCTTTTCCGTGAACTTTTCATTCGAGAAG GTTATCAGTTTGACTATGTATTTGACTGGACCATGTTGAAGCATCCTCAGAGTTCTGCGAATCCCAGAACTCAT CAGCCCAGTGGAAGACCAACTGGAGGAGCTGGGTTATCTCTGGAAAGGACAGAAAAGACTTCAg TGGGACAAGAAATTCGTGACAGATTCTCTGGTGCGGTCGAAGCTTTTGCTAGAAGAAATGCTTTAGGTTCTGGTTATCATGGTGAACACTCTAGGAACAGAGCTTCAGAGGATTTATCTTTCTCAGCCAAAGAAACT GTTCTTGATTCAGATAAATCACGTGCATCCTCCTCCAGAAATGGTAGCATATCCAGAAGAGCTGTTCCCTCAAACAGCAGGCTTAACTCCTCGACAGATTTCAGCGAGCAACATCTCAGCCGCACAAGCCAGGTTTCAAACAGCAGCGGCAGCAGCCGCACGCCAATCATGCAAAGGCTACATCAATCTGGGCCTGAACCAAGGTCTTCACCACTCGCCAGGCCTGCAGCTGGGCGGAGCTCTCATGATGCCCGCACTCTTCGAAGCATGGAGTTTCTTTCCATCAGTGCTGAGAGGAGGAAGTAA
- the LOC135673758 gene encoding uncharacterized protein LOC135673758, whose amino-acid sequence MCPQRSERVIEGEKQEAMEEEEEEAKVSDVSLKGLSKKLDEFAKERDWEQYHSPRNLLLAMVGEVGELAEIFMWRGEVAKGLPNWEESDKEHLGEELSDVLLYLIRLSDICGIDLGEAATKKMVKNAIKYPPKAT is encoded by the exons ATGTGTCCTCAGAGAAGTGAGAGAGTTATTGAAGGGGAGAAGCAGGAAgcaatggaggaggaagaggaggaggcaaaGGTGAGTGATGTGAGCCTCAAAGGGCTTTCCAAGAAGCTCGACGAGTTTGCCAAGGAAAGGGACTGGGAGCAGTATCACAGCCCAAGGAATCTGCTGCTTGCCATG GTTGGGGAGGTGGGCGAGCTAGCAGAAATATTCATGTGGAGGGGCGAGGTGGCGAAGGGCCTGCCGAACTGGGAGGAGTCGGACAAGGAGCATCTCGGAGAGGAGCTTTCCGACGTGCTGCTGTACCTAATACGTCTGTCCGATATCTGCGGCATCGACCTCGGTGAAGCAGCCACCAAGAAGATGGTCAAGAATGCTATCAAGTACCCTCCGAAGGCTACTTGA
- the LOC135673756 gene encoding large ribosomal subunit protein uL22-like, translating to MVKYSREPANPTKSAKAMGQDLRVHFKNTRETAHALRKLPLSKAKRYLEDVIAHKQAIPFRRFCGGVGRTAQAKSRHPNGQGRWPAKSAGFILDLLKNAESNAEVKGLDVDALYISHIQVNQAPKQRRRTYRAHGRINPYMSSPCHIELILSEKEESVKKEPETQIAPSKPKKGQALRSGAS from the exons ATG GTGAAGTATTCGAGAGAGCCCGCGAATCCTACCAAGT CTGCCAAGGCCATGGGCCAGGACTTGAGGGTTCACTTCAAG AATACACGCGAGACTGCCCATGCCCTTAGAAAGCTACCATTATCAAAGGCCAAAAGATATCTTGAAGATGTAATTGCTCACAAGCAGGCAATTCCTTTTCGAAGGTTCTGTGGAGGTGTTGGGCGTACAGCTCAAGCCAAGAGCCGTCACCCAAATGGGCAGGGACGTTGGCCTGCGAAATCAGCTGGTTTCATTTTGGATCTGCTTAAGAATGCAGAAAGTAATGCTGAG GTGAAAGGGCTGGATGTTGATGCTCTCTACATATCACACATCCAGGTGAACCAAGCTCCAAAGCAGAGACGTAGAACCTATCGCGCTCATGGACGAATCAACC CTTACATGTCCTCCCCATGCCATATTGAATTGATTCTGTCAGAGAAGGAAGAGTCAGTCAAGAAGGAG CCGGAGACCCAAATTGCTCCCAGCAAGCCCAAGAAAGGTCAAGCCCTTCGAAGTGGAGCCTCTTAA
- the LOC135673759 gene encoding protein G1-like4, with protein sequence MDLIANPDSPHSNNSGGSSPNGSPRHLSASSSAAATGAGAASSASPPSLSRYESQKRRDWNTFGQYLRNHRPPLSLSQCSSAHVLEFLRYLDQFGKTKIHTHVCPFFGHPNPPSPCPCPLRQAWGSLDALIGRLRAAYEENGGKPESNPFGTRAIRLYLREVREVQSKARGISYEKKKRKKPQQNQHHPPPPPAAA encoded by the coding sequence ATGGATTTGATAGCAAACCCAGATAGCCCCCACTCCAACAACAGTGGCGGCAGCAGTCCCAACGGCAGCCCCCGGCACTTGAGCGCCTCCTCATCGGCTGCCGCCACCGGTGCTGGAGCTGCCTCCTCCGCCTCCCCTCCATCCTTGAGCCGCTACGAATCTCAAAAGCGCCGTGACTGGAACACGTTCGGCCAATACCTCAGGAACCACCGCCCGCCGCTCTCCCTCTCTCAGTGCAGCAGCGCCCACGTCCTCGAGTTCCTCCGCTACCTCGACCAATTCGGCAAGACCAAAATACACACCCACGTGTGCCCCTTCTTCGGCCACCCCAACCCTCCGTCGCCATGTCCCTGCCCTCTCCGTCAAGCCTGGGGCAGCCTTGACGCCCTCATCGGCCGCCTTCGTGCGGCCTACGAGGAGAACGGGGGCAAGCCGGAGTCCAACCCGTTCGGCACCCGTGCGATCCGTCTGTATCTCCGGGAGGTCCGCGAGGTTCAGTCCAAGGCACGTGGCATCAGCTACGAGAAGAAGAAACGCAAGAAGCCACAACAAAACCAGCACCAccctcctccaccgccggcggCAGCCTGA